The following are from one region of the Prevotella communis genome:
- a CDS encoding helix-hairpin-helix domain-containing protein gives MKQCCLVILMIWSITVSAQQERTWEDVWQETMTPEDMEDMDEAWEDYHGYLQQLADHPIDLNHTSREDLEQLPFLSFQQVMDIIEYLDRYGPMRSLNELKMIGSLDYQQIALLPFFTYVGEVSREQPHFPSFHNIMKYGKHTVMATGHVPFYERKGDRNGYLGYRYRHSLRYEFHYSSYVKAGIIGAQDAGEPFLANQNSMGYDTYSYYLQLKKLGILENAVVGKYKMGAGMGLILSTSFKLGKLTTLQNMGRQPNTLRAHGSRSEADYFQGAAAVVRLCKPLTLTTFVSSRPIDATLNDDGSAKTLITSGYHRSKDEMKKKYNTHLSAYGGSISYRLNGLHFGANAVYSTIDRTLRPKTSETYRRYYPQGDNFLNASVDYGYLHYRFSINGETAINKDGALATVNALTFRSSGDLSLIAIQRFYSYRYNGLYAHGFGNTTRTQNESGLYLGITCAPLTHLVLQGYIDYAYSPWPRYQVSQDSHTWDMLLQGTWQWLDWTVQARHRTRLQQKDGSDKNSLIPCNEHRTRLSITYSSEAGWTSKTQADYVYSVYKEMSQGWMISQQTGYQQANWQASLSLGYFDTDSYAARIYLYERQLQHEFTFPSFYGNGLRLALYAHVSLNDHLRLATRLGYTNYFDRSSIGTSLQKIAQSHTTDLDIQLRWKF, from the coding sequence ATGAAACAATGTTGCCTCGTTATTTTGATGATTTGGAGTATCACAGTCTCTGCCCAACAAGAGCGAACATGGGAGGACGTATGGCAGGAGACGATGACACCAGAAGATATGGAAGACATGGATGAGGCATGGGAGGATTACCACGGATATCTGCAGCAACTGGCCGACCATCCCATAGACCTGAACCATACAAGTCGCGAGGACCTGGAGCAACTGCCGTTTCTATCTTTCCAACAGGTGATGGACATCATTGAGTATCTGGACAGGTACGGACCGATGCGCTCGCTGAACGAGTTGAAGATGATTGGTTCGCTCGACTATCAGCAGATTGCCCTGTTGCCTTTTTTCACCTATGTGGGCGAAGTATCCAGGGAGCAACCCCACTTTCCCTCCTTTCATAACATCATGAAATACGGCAAACACACGGTGATGGCCACAGGCCATGTTCCCTTCTACGAACGAAAGGGCGACCGAAACGGCTATCTGGGATACCGCTATCGTCACTCTTTGCGCTATGAGTTTCACTATAGTTCCTACGTCAAGGCTGGCATCATTGGCGCACAGGATGCCGGTGAGCCCTTCCTTGCCAACCAGAACAGCATGGGCTATGACACCTATTCCTATTACCTTCAACTGAAGAAACTGGGTATCCTAGAGAATGCTGTCGTAGGAAAATACAAGATGGGAGCAGGTATGGGACTGATACTCAGCACGAGTTTTAAGTTGGGTAAGCTGACCACGCTACAGAACATGGGCCGACAGCCCAACACACTCAGGGCACATGGTTCACGTTCGGAAGCCGACTATTTCCAAGGGGCTGCAGCCGTCGTCAGACTTTGCAAGCCACTGACACTCACCACCTTTGTCTCCTCTCGTCCTATCGACGCCACACTAAATGACGACGGCTCAGCAAAAACGCTGATTACCAGTGGCTATCACCGTTCGAAGGATGAGATGAAAAAGAAATACAACACCCATCTGTCGGCCTACGGCGGCAGCATCAGTTATCGACTAAACGGACTGCATTTCGGGGCGAATGCCGTCTATTCAACTATTGACCGCACCCTGCGTCCCAAAACCTCGGAAACCTATCGCCGCTATTATCCCCAGGGCGACAACTTCCTGAATGCCAGTGTGGACTACGGTTACCTGCACTATCGCTTTTCCATCAACGGCGAGACAGCCATCAACAAGGACGGCGCCCTCGCCACCGTCAACGCCCTGACCTTCCGGTCATCAGGCGACCTGAGCCTCATAGCCATCCAGCGTTTCTACAGCTATCGGTACAATGGTCTGTATGCCCACGGTTTTGGCAACACCACACGCACACAAAACGAGAGTGGCCTGTACCTGGGAATCACGTGTGCCCCTCTCACCCATCTGGTCCTGCAGGGATATATAGACTACGCCTATTCCCCCTGGCCCCGCTATCAGGTATCACAGGACTCACATACGTGGGATATGCTGTTGCAAGGCACATGGCAGTGGCTGGACTGGACCGTTCAGGCACGTCATCGCACCCGTCTGCAACAGAAAGACGGCAGCGACAAAAACAGTCTGATACCCTGCAACGAGCACCGCACCCGACTCAGCATCACCTATTCCTCAGAAGCCGGTTGGACGTCTAAGACACAGGCCGACTATGTCTATTCGGTATATAAAGAGATGTCGCAAGGTTGGATGATCAGTCAGCAGACAGGCTATCAGCAGGCCAACTGGCAAGCCAGTCTGTCGCTAGGCTATTTCGATACCGACAGTTACGCGGCGCGTATCTATCTCTACGAACGACAGTTGCAGCACGAGTTCACCTTCCCGTCCTTCTATGGCAACGGTCTGCGACTGGCTCTCTATGCACACGTCAGCCTCAACGACCATCTTCGATTAGCCACCCGACTGGGCTACACCAACTATTTCGACCGTTCATCCATCGGCACCAGCCTGCAGAAAATCGCACAATCACACACCACCGACCTGGACATCCAACTGCGTTGGAAGTTCTGA
- a CDS encoding HigA family addiction module antitoxin: MITVKGKDPMMIANNLKPYKPTHPGEVLKDELEFRGISQRGLAKKMGISYSALNEVLNGKRALNHELAMMMEAALDVDAAPLLAMQNEYDMLMAERNESFMEKLKHIRRVAAVF; encoded by the coding sequence ATGATTACAGTAAAAGGTAAAGACCCAATGATGATAGCCAACAATTTGAAGCCTTACAAGCCTACGCACCCTGGTGAGGTGTTGAAGGACGAATTGGAGTTTCGTGGAATTTCTCAGCGTGGACTGGCTAAGAAGATGGGTATCTCTTATTCTGCATTGAATGAGGTACTGAATGGCAAGCGTGCACTCAACCACGAATTGGCAATGATGATGGAGGCTGCATTGGACGTTGACGCAGCTCCACTTTTGGCTATGCAGAACGAATATGACATGCTGATGGCCGAGCGCAACGAGTCGTTTATGGAGAAGCTAAAGCATATTCGTCGTGTCGCTGCAGTTTTCTGA